From Dromaius novaehollandiae isolate bDroNov1 chromosome 15, bDroNov1.hap1, whole genome shotgun sequence, a single genomic window includes:
- the NDST1 gene encoding bifunctional heparan sulfate N-deacetylase/N-sulfotransferase 1, producing MTVLARVRRSIRQVSPQVVLLLLFAFCLLSVFVSAYYLYGWKRGLEPSGDVPGPDCDEPKVAPSRLLPLKALKVADSSRTDPLVLVFVESLYSQLGQEIVAILESSRFKYRTEIAPGKGDMPTLTDKDRGRFALIIYENILKYVNLDAWNRELLDKYCVEYGVGIIGFFKANENSLLSAQLKGFPLFLHSNLALKDCSINPKSPLLYITRPSEVEKGVLPGEDWTVFQSNHSTYEPVLLAKTKSAESIPHMSVDAALHTTVMQDLGLHDGIQRVLFGNNLNFWLHKLVFVDSVSFLTGKRLSLPLDRYILVDIDDIFVGKEGTRMKVEDVKALFDTQNELRTHIPNFTFNLGYSGKFFHTGTDAEDEGDDLLLSYVREFWWFPHMWSHMQPHLFHNQSVLAEQMTLNKKFAVEHGIPTDMGYAVAPHHSGVYPVHVQLYEAWKQVWSIKVTSTEEYPHLKPARYRRGFIHDGIMVLPRQTCGLFTHTIFYNEYPGGSNELDKIINGGELFLTVLLNPISIFMTHLSNYGNDRLGLYTFKHLVHFLNSWTNLKLQTLPPVQLAQKYFQIFSEEKDPLWQDPCEDKRHKDIWSKEKTCDRFPKLLIIGPQKTGTTALYLFLGMHPDLSSNYPSSETFEEIQFFNGHNYHKGIDWYMEFFPIPSNTTSDFYFEKSANYFDSEVAPRRAAALLSKAKVITILINPADRAYSWYQHQRAHDDPVALKYTFHEVITAGPEATAKLRTLQNRCLVPGWYATHIERWLNNYHANQILVLDGKLLRTEPAKVMETVQKFLGVTNFIDYHKTLAFDPKKGFWCQLLEGGKTKCLGKSKGRKYPEMDSDSRAFLRDYYRDHNIELSKLLYKMGQTLPTWLREELQNTR from the exons ATGACTGTGCTGGCGAGGGTCCGGAGGAGTATCCGACAGGTATCTCCACAGGTTGTGTTGCTCCTGCTCTTTGCCTTCTGCCTGCTCAGTGTTTTTGTCTCTGCGTATTATTTATATGGGTGGAAAAGGGGCTTGGAGCCCTCCGGGGATGTGCCAGGGCCAGACTGCGATGAACCCAAAGTCGCCCCCTCCCGCTTGCTCCCGCTGAAGGCCCTCAAGGTGGCCGATTCCTCCCGCACGGACCCCTTGGTGCTGGTGTTTGTGGAAAGCCTCTACTCTCAGCTGGGCCAAGAGATTGTGGCCATTTTGGAGTCGAGCCGCTTCAAATACAGGACAGAGATCGCCCCGGGGAAAGGGGACATGCCCACACTGACCGACAAGGACCGGGGACGCTTTGCGCTCATCATTTACGAGAACATCCTCAAATACGTCAACCTGGACGCCTGGAACCGCGAGCTGCTGGACAAGTACTGCGTGGAGTACGGCGTGGGCATCATCGGGTTCTTCAAG GCCAATGAGAACAGCCTGCTGAGTGCTCAGCTGAAGGGTTTCCCCCTTTTCCTCCACTCCAACCTCGCGCTGAAGGACTGCAGCATCAACCCCAAGTCACCCCTCCTGTACATCACGCGCCCTAGCGAGGTGGAGAAGGGAGTGCTCCCAGGGGAGGACTGGACCGTCTTCCAGTCCAACCACTCCACCTATGAGCCGGTCCTCCTGGCCAAGACCAAGTCGGCAGAGTCAATCCCACACATGAGCGTGGACGCAGCACTGCACACCACCGTGATGCAGGACCTGGGTCTTCATGATGGCATCCAGAGGGTGCTTTTCGGCAACAACCTCAACTTCTGGCTGCACAAACTGGTCTTTGTGGACTCCGTCTCCTTCCTAACAGGCAAGAGGCTCTCCCTGCCCCTTGACCGCTACATCCTGGTGGACATTGATGACATCTTTGTGGGCAAGGAAGGCACTCGCATGAAGGTGGAAGATGTCAAG GCGCTGTTCGACACTCAAAATGAGCTGCGCACCCACATCCCAAATTTCACCTTCAACCTGGGATACTCAGGGAAATTCTTCCACACAG GTACCGATGCTGAGGATGAAGGCGATGATCTGTTGCTGTCCTACGTGAGGGAGTTCTGGTGGTTCCCACACATGTGGAGTCACATGCAGCCTCATCTCTTCCACAACCAGTCGGTTCTTGCAGAGCAGATGACCTTAAACAAGAAGTTCGCTGTC GAACATGGCATCCCCACTGATATGGGGTACGCAGTGGCCCCCCACCACTCGGGCGTGTACCCCGTCCATGTGCAGTTATACGAAGCTTGGAAGCAGGTTTGGTCAATCAAAGTCACGAGCACGGAGGAGTATCCCCACCTGAAACCTGCTCGCTATCGCCGTGGCTTCATCCATGATGGCATCATG GTACTGCCCCGGCAAACCTGCGGCCTCTTCACACACACCATCTTCTACAATGAATACCCtggtggctccaatgagctgGACAAAATCATCAACGGGGGTGAACTGTTCCTGACTGTGCTCCTTAACCCT ATCAGCATCTTCATGACTCATCTGTCCAATTACGGCAACGATCGCCTGGGCTTGTACACCTTCAAACATCTGGTCCACTTCCTCAACTCCTGGACCAACTTGAAGCTGCAGACGCTGCCACCTGTGCAGCTGGCACAGAAATACTTCCAGATCttctctgaggagaaggaccctCTGTGGCAG GATCCCTGTGAAGACAAGCGGCACAAAGACATTTGGTCTAAAGAAAAGACCTGTGACCGGTTCCCAAAGCTCCTCATCATTGGGCCTCAAAAAACAG GAACGACTGCCCTTTATCTCTTCTTGGGGATGCACCCAGACCTGAGCAGCAACTACCCCAGCTCGGAGACCTTCGAGGAGATACAGTTCTTCAACGGACACAACTATCACAAGGGCATTGACTG GTACATGGAGTTCTTCCCTATCCCCTCCAATACCACCTCTGACTTCTACTTTGAAAAAAGTGCCAACTACTTTGACTCGGAAGTGGCTCCCAGgcgggctgcagccctgctctccaAGGCCAAGGTCATCACGATCCTCATCAACCCTGCAGATCGAGCCTACTCCTGGTATCAG CATCAGCGAGCTCACGATGACCCGGTTGCTCTGAAATACACCTTCCACGAGGTGATTACAGCTGGACCCGAGGCCACTGCTAAGCTCCGGACCCTGCAGAACCGCTGCCTGGTCCCAGGCTGGTACGCTACCCACATCGAGCGCTGGCTGAATAACTACCATGCCAACCAG ATCCTCGTGCTGGATGGCAAACTGCTCCGAACAGAACCCGCCAAAGTGATGGAAACAGTCCAGAAATTCCTTGGTGTGACCAACTTCATTGATTATCACAAAACCCTGGC GTTTGATCCAAAGAAAGGATTCTGGTGTCAGcttctggaaggaggaaaaaccAAATGCTTGGGAAAAAGCAAAGGGAGGAAGTACCCTGAGATGGATTCAGAC TCGCGAGCTTTCCTGCGGGACTATTACAGGGACCATAACATCGAGCTGTCCAAGCTCCTGTACAAAATGGGCCAGACGCTGCCCACCTGGCTGCGGGAGGAGCTGCAGAACACCAGGTAG